In Oncorhynchus kisutch isolate 150728-3 linkage group LG11, Okis_V2, whole genome shotgun sequence, the genomic stretch ggcccaacatcagtgcctgacctaaCTAATAcacgtggctgaatggaagcaagtccccggagcaatgttccaacatctagtggaaagcctcaccagaagagtggaggctgttatagcagcaagggggatggggggggaccaactccatgttaatgcccatgatttcagaatgagatgtttgatgagcaggtgtccacatacttttggtcatgtagtgtattatgaAGTGTGGGTTGGCCCTCAGCTCATAAAAGCAGTGAACTACAGAGAATGGTTTAAACACAAGAGGACCACTTTTAATTAATACTTAAGTGCTGTCCCTATATATGTACTTGAACAGTGAAGCTAAAAAACTTTTCATTTGGCTTTATACTCCAACATTTGGAACTTGAAATCAAATGTTTTATGtgaggtgacattctgtactgtcactTTTTTATTACATATCCATTTTACCGGTCAGAAATTAAAGCACTTTATGCATCTAGTCCCTCCATTTAAAGtagtcataagtatttggacaaatttgcATAGAATATTCAATTTATTCATAAGCTTAGTATTTGGGCCCATAATTATAGCATGCAATGACACTACAAACTTTGATGCATTTGCAGGGTGACCCAGTCCCCGAAGTGACTTAATAAACCCTCTCGCATATTATTGAGGTCTACTCAGGAATTCAGCATTCCGTTATCTTGCCAAACCCCTCATCACATTTCTGGATAGCGGAGGTTGTCTTTACAGGTCTGATTGGAGTTGAACCTTTCAGTAATGCTATTGGTCAACAACTCAGATGTTATTTAAAGGTCTTGGATTCATTGTGCCTTCTCTTTTTTGTTCCTGATCCACACCGGTGAGATATACACTCTCCCATgagctatgggccatggcacaaGCTATTTTTTCtttgtcccactccctctctgaTCATGCTTAGAATAATGCTTTGTAACTGAAGTTTATGCCTTTTATTTGATTTCAATCATTTAACAAAGTAATTAAATACATCTATATTTAGAATTCCATTCTCAGACCTTTGATTGCTGTAACTCAACTGTAGTCTCTtgcatattttttaaatcttagTCAGATAACATTTTAAATAGGCTGATAACATTTTAAATAGGCTGATTGCATAGTCTTATCATGGGTCACATGAAGAATATATAATATTATGCACATATCAAATATTACCCCAATACACAGTTTGTGCCCAATATAAATGAATAGTAAATAATGTAGTGTGTCATTTGTAGTGTGTCATTTGAGTcacttattgtaaataagaatataatatgaaACAAAACAATCTCTAGCTTAAATagatggattttgatggggatttattattttattatgcaCTTAGATTTGCGCAGGGCGCAGACATTGACTTTAGGGGGTTAAAGTCCTAACATCAGAACTAAAGGAACAACCTGTGCTGTGAACTTTATTCTAGTGACAGCTGATAAAATAACCTTTAGAAACACCAATAAGATAACTATTATAATTATCCTTAAAACAAGAGGTCTTACCTGGTCTCAGCGTCTGGGTATAGCCAACACCGACAAGGCTGTTGTTGTTCACTTTAGCCTGAAAAGACCAAATTAATTGATTAACTTAAAATCCAAAGGCAGATAACAACAGCAGTCAGAAATGTACTTAGCAACTCTGATATTTCAGAGCCAGACAATGTAGTGGGGTGTAGAAGATATTTATTGCATGTGTTCTTAGGATACAAAGGACAAAAAACAAGAAGAgtagtttcccagacacagattaagcaaCAACAAATGAAATTTATGGAAATGTCCATTGACAATGCTTTTCAGTcctggactaggctacatgcgtCTGAAACTGGCACAAAGAGTAACTCGTGCTCGGTACTTACACTGATGGAGGCGCTCTTGTCCAGCTGGTATTTGGCTGCAATGCCAAAGTTTGTGCTGTTGCTGCCGGCAGTCCAGGCAAGGTTGACCGCCGTCTCCAGCACTGGGCTCACCTTCTGGTAGATGGAGCCGCCAAACTGTGCACCGTCGTTACTGTAACACAAAAAAGTGGAGAAGATTGAGAGAACTGCGCAGTCTTTACAGTAACAATAACCAGGGAGAGGAGTGATAAGAGGGTATTTCTCTGTAGACCAGTTTGAAATAAAGCcctttcctctaccctcaaatGCAGTTTGTTGGGCCTGACATATTGAGCCCTGTATAGGGGCTTTGGTTCAATCGTTGGATATTCAATGATTATCATTTCCAAGTTGAACCATCACCATATTGCCTACAGCTCTGTCCATTCACCCATGTCagcattaaaaataaaaaaaacgttttacaATTTAATGTAATTGGTAATGCATGTACACAGCAGAGCACTGGAAATTCATAACATTTTAAATAGAAAGGCATGATAAACTCATGTATGCCCTCAATTACACGTTGGTGTGCAGCTGGAAGTCCCCGGTCTTGTATCCCACAGCGAAGTTGTTCTGGGTCATCTTAGACTTGGCCGTGTCAAAAGTCATCTGGTAGCCGGCGAGCCAGCCCTCGTAACCCACGACGGCCGCCCCGTGGATAGTGGGGCCAGCAAAGTCAAAGTCGACATCACAGCCCAGGTTGACAAACTCGCGCTTGTAGGCGGTCTTGACTTTGCCGCTCTTCTTGCTGTTGGAAAGGAAAACAGTTTTGGTTAACCATAGCCTACAGTCTGAACTATAATATTTTGAATGAACAGCTAAACAGCTCAGGCGTAATATAGCCAGTCTGAGGTAAATGTAGCAACCGTAACATAATATGAAT encodes the following:
- the vdac2 gene encoding voltage-dependent anion-selective channel protein 2 produces the protein MAVPPSYGDLGKSAKDIFNKGYGFGLVKLDVKTKSDSGVEFKTAGSSNTDTSKVAGSLETKYKRSEYGLTFTEKWNTDNTLGTEITVEDQIAKGLKLTFDTTFSPNTGKKSGKVKTAYKREFVNLGCDVDFDFAGPTIHGAAVVGYEGWLAGYQMTFDTAKSKMTQNNFAVGYKTGDFQLHTNVNDGAQFGGSIYQKVSPVLETAVNLAWTAGSNSTNFGIAAKYQLDKSASISAKVNNNSLVGVGYTQTLRPGVKLTLSALVDGKGINTGGHKLGLGLELEA